The proteins below are encoded in one region of Flammeovirga kamogawensis:
- a CDS encoding RagB/SusD family nutrient uptake outer membrane protein, with protein sequence MKSKYILLSILLSTSVFQACDKKLDVVPDNRVELNSIEKINEVLTKAYSNKDARFTEYASDNSAFIRSGSYNEGVHDSFIFNYDYRDEDYTSPVALWKSHYNAIAHANQVIVSALEFTPKNSDEKERIKNIIAEAKITRAYWHFKLLEIFCLPFEQSNLSSKGIPYANKPEVSSDISYSRETMKATIAHIEKDLIEGLIDLDGSNHSAPKYHFNRKSAQAFASRFYLYQKKYQKVIEYSDKALGNNFVLKDYKMKMKEPSFSAHGIFFNDSNDPSNLLLTKVISIRNRVLLYYPYMQIKDKLFKKNIPTVAKGSIMDSREPLGIKKGYDVTLSLKFIEVFEKESAFATSGYPTYVMSVLRNEEVILNRIEAQLMLNGNLQSSMNDINAILTNSLYENGKDPRAYTSNLTQADVITFMDTKYPEYTSLTTKDKLLVFVLEERRKEFFDEDQRFFDLKRYSNKSELKDYVTINHIDGEGKKYTLAAGDKKWAYQLPQIAIEKGIDKN encoded by the coding sequence ATGAAATCAAAATATATATTATTATCTATTCTTTTATCAACTAGTGTATTTCAAGCTTGTGATAAAAAACTAGATGTTGTACCAGATAATAGAGTTGAATTAAACAGCATTGAAAAAATCAATGAGGTTTTAACGAAGGCGTATTCAAATAAAGATGCTCGATTTACGGAGTATGCATCTGATAACTCTGCATTTATTAGATCAGGTTCTTACAATGAAGGTGTTCATGATTCATTTATCTTCAATTACGATTATAGAGATGAAGATTACACATCACCTGTTGCTTTATGGAAGTCTCATTATAATGCTATTGCACATGCTAATCAAGTAATTGTATCAGCATTAGAATTTACTCCAAAAAACTCTGATGAAAAGGAGAGGATAAAGAATATCATTGCAGAGGCAAAAATTACGAGAGCTTATTGGCACTTTAAATTACTTGAGATTTTTTGTTTGCCTTTTGAACAAAGTAACCTTTCTTCTAAAGGTATTCCTTATGCAAATAAACCTGAGGTGTCATCAGATATTTCTTATTCTAGAGAAACTATGAAGGCAACTATAGCACATATTGAAAAGGATTTAATAGAAGGTTTAATAGATTTGGATGGCAGTAACCACTCTGCACCAAAATATCATTTTAATAGAAAATCTGCTCAAGCATTCGCAAGTCGCTTTTATTTATATCAAAAAAAATATCAAAAAGTAATTGAATATAGTGATAAAGCTTTAGGAAATAACTTTGTATTGAAGGACTATAAAATGAAGATGAAAGAACCTTCTTTTAGTGCTCATGGTATATTTTTTAACGACTCTAATGATCCAAGTAATTTATTACTTACAAAAGTAATTTCAATCCGAAATAGAGTGCTTTTATATTACCCGTATATGCAAATTAAGGATAAATTATTTAAAAAAAACATCCCTACTGTTGCTAAAGGAAGTATAATGGATAGTAGAGAACCTTTAGGTATTAAGAAAGGTTATGATGTGACTTTATCATTAAAATTTATTGAAGTTTTTGAAAAAGAAAGTGCTTTTGCTACTTCTGGTTATCCTACCTATGTGATGAGTGTTTTAAGAAATGAAGAAGTTATTTTGAATAGAATTGAAGCACAATTAATGTTGAATGGTAATCTTCAATCTTCTATGAATGATATTAATGCTATTCTTACAAATTCATTGTATGAAAATGGTAAAGACCCAAGAGCATATACTTCCAACTTAACTCAGGCAGATGTAATCACTTTTATGGATACTAAATACCCTGAGTATACATCCTTAACAACAAAAGATAAGCTATTAGTTTTCGTTCTTGAGGAAAGAAGAAAAGAATTTTTTGATGAAGATCAACGTTTCTTCGATCTAAAGAGATATTCTAATAAATCTGAGCTGAAAGATTATGTAACTATCAATCATATTGATGGTGAAGGAAAAAAATATACTCTTGCTGCTGGTGATAAAAAATGGGCTTACCAATTACCACAAATTGCAATAGAAAAGGGAATAGACAAAAATTAA
- a CDS encoding response regulator: protein MPEKLLIEHDYKNLRETIFFVLASLLTGIAFGFFGWELYNSYADSETENNIIWEVSSLQKQIIYYDEVLTTSTQLAAFTGDPQWEKKYRVYEEKLDDAIKNVLVLEESPEIRKLLNQTSGANKKLIEIEEQVFTHINEGETGAALALLNSNEYLKQKEVYANSMLLFSDQLGSQIKRVFDKKVNRIQFDLTGVILAIIGAIIGWFLVFRNNRKLHKNLFKNNLTLNEKLNELEELNATLDSRVEKRTQELSIFRRFADSSSNGFGMADMKDQSIVYVNDALKELLDEDELESVYRKNIQSYYTEASKNKIENEMLPSIMKDGHWTGELEMITNKNRHLSTMENYFLVKNDKGEPMYLADIIMDITERRVAEEELREAKLLAEEAATAKSMFLANMSHEIRTPMNAIMGLTNLALDTDLDSKQRDYLRKIYLSSNSLLGIVNDVLDFSKIEAGKMDIESIHFSLQDDVLENIRNVISLKAQEKGIELNLELVNTIPQLLKGDPLRLSQIILNLLNNAVKFTNNGGVTLRISLNQSASLDAKLLVEVIDTGIGLTQDQKSNLFKEFNQADTSTTRRYGGTGLGLAICRKLVSLMGGEIGVDSEYGKGSTFWFSVKVGTINQNSIVANQPYKIRSLIGSRVLVVDDNNESCIILEKYLDNFGCKVDITNSGEDALNLIDTNNKTYDFILMDWRMPGMDGVETTKRIRQLSKIHSATDILMVTAHDKEELTQELGEEDVSGIVVKPISEQELLDTLLSRFGFASKTKYKNAIEFPKNVVGAKILLVEDNEINQMIASEILAKYGVYIDIAENGQKGVDAVISAYESGEPYEGVLMDIQMPVMDGYLATTVLRDDERFVDLPIIAMTANVMSQDRDRARTAGMTDHIAKPIENSHLFATLGKWITAKNPEKYSTPKKNKISKEEPQTIELEGINTEDAIKRCGGNIKLYISVLQKYLSKQSTVKETLSNLAANSDYEGLQAEAHAIKGVAANLGIAKVQLSAETLEHSIKYAKGYKIEYVEDVILKVMESIMVINNYFDAHKKDTEIKVKAVESNETAQIDITSSLKELNDLLASGDPDAGKIVEQLLVQNLSAKQKEVLTSIGEQISNYDFESALELLKTV from the coding sequence ATGCCCGAAAAATTATTAATCGAACACGATTATAAAAATTTAAGAGAAACAATATTTTTTGTTTTAGCATCTCTTTTAACCGGAATAGCTTTTGGCTTTTTTGGTTGGGAATTGTACAACTCTTATGCTGATTCTGAAACAGAAAATAATATAATTTGGGAAGTTTCGTCCTTACAAAAACAAATTATTTATTACGATGAAGTATTAACAACTTCAACACAATTAGCTGCATTTACAGGTGACCCGCAATGGGAAAAGAAGTACCGAGTTTATGAAGAAAAATTAGATGATGCAATCAAAAATGTTCTTGTTTTAGAAGAATCACCTGAAATTAGAAAGCTACTTAACCAAACAAGTGGTGCTAATAAAAAGCTGATAGAAATAGAAGAACAAGTTTTTACTCATATAAACGAAGGAGAAACAGGGGCAGCGCTTGCGCTATTAAATAGTAACGAATATTTAAAGCAAAAAGAAGTTTACGCCAATTCAATGCTTTTATTTTCAGATCAATTAGGTTCGCAAATTAAAAGAGTATTTGATAAAAAAGTAAATAGAATTCAATTCGATTTAACGGGTGTTATTTTAGCAATTATAGGGGCAATAATTGGTTGGTTTTTAGTATTTAGAAATAATAGAAAGTTACATAAAAACCTATTTAAAAATAACCTTACGCTAAATGAAAAATTAAACGAACTAGAGGAACTGAATGCTACGTTAGATTCTAGGGTAGAAAAAAGAACACAAGAGCTTTCTATTTTTAGACGCTTTGCAGATTCATCATCAAATGGATTTGGTATGGCAGACATGAAAGATCAATCTATTGTGTATGTAAATGATGCATTAAAGGAATTACTCGACGAAGATGAATTAGAAAGCGTTTACAGAAAAAACATTCAATCATATTATACTGAAGCATCTAAAAATAAGATTGAAAATGAAATGCTTCCAAGTATCATGAAAGATGGTCATTGGACAGGAGAATTAGAAATGATCACAAACAAGAATAGACATCTATCTACAATGGAAAACTATTTCTTGGTTAAAAATGATAAAGGTGAACCGATGTATCTTGCTGATATCATAATGGACATCACCGAAAGAAGAGTAGCAGAGGAGGAATTAAGAGAGGCAAAACTTTTAGCTGAAGAAGCAGCTACTGCAAAAAGTATGTTCTTGGCCAATATGAGCCATGAAATTAGAACGCCTATGAACGCCATAATGGGCCTTACAAATTTAGCGTTAGATACTGATTTAGATAGCAAGCAAAGAGATTATCTCAGAAAAATTTACTTATCATCAAATAGTTTATTAGGTATAGTGAATGACGTTCTAGATTTCTCAAAAATCGAAGCTGGTAAGATGGATATCGAATCTATTCATTTTAGTTTGCAAGATGATGTTTTAGAGAATATCAGAAATGTAATAAGCCTAAAAGCACAAGAAAAAGGTATTGAATTAAACTTAGAATTAGTCAATACAATACCTCAATTACTTAAAGGTGATCCTTTACGCTTGTCTCAAATTATTCTTAACCTACTAAATAATGCGGTTAAGTTTACAAACAATGGAGGTGTTACGTTAAGAATTTCATTAAATCAATCTGCTTCTTTAGATGCTAAATTACTTGTAGAAGTTATAGATACGGGTATTGGTTTAACACAAGATCAAAAATCTAATCTATTTAAAGAATTTAATCAGGCAGATACCTCTACTACCAGAAGATATGGTGGTACAGGCCTTGGATTGGCTATTTGCAGAAAATTAGTCAGCTTAATGGGTGGTGAAATTGGTGTAGATTCTGAATATGGAAAAGGGTCTACATTCTGGTTCTCTGTTAAAGTAGGTACAATTAATCAAAACTCAATCGTTGCCAATCAGCCTTATAAAATAAGAAGCCTAATTGGTAGTAGAGTTTTAGTTGTTGATGACAACAATGAATCTTGCATTATTCTAGAAAAGTACCTTGATAACTTTGGATGTAAAGTTGATATTACCAACAGTGGAGAAGATGCGTTAAATTTAATTGATACCAATAACAAGACTTACGATTTTATTTTAATGGATTGGAGAATGCCAGGTATGGATGGTGTTGAAACAACTAAAAGAATCCGCCAATTATCAAAAATTCATTCTGCTACAGATATCTTGATGGTTACAGCTCATGACAAAGAAGAGTTAACACAAGAATTAGGAGAAGAAGATGTTTCTGGTATCGTAGTTAAACCTATTTCAGAGCAAGAACTATTAGATACTTTGTTATCGCGATTTGGTTTTGCTAGTAAAACCAAATACAAGAATGCTATTGAATTCCCTAAGAATGTAGTTGGTGCAAAAATCTTACTCGTAGAAGATAATGAGATCAATCAGATGATTGCCTCAGAAATTTTAGCTAAATATGGTGTCTATATAGATATTGCAGAAAATGGTCAGAAAGGAGTTGATGCCGTAATTAGTGCCTACGAAAGTGGTGAACCTTATGAAGGTGTATTAATGGATATTCAAATGCCTGTTATGGATGGATATTTAGCAACAACTGTACTTCGTGACGATGAAAGATTTGTAGATTTACCGATTATTGCCATGACTGCAAATGTTATGTCACAAGATAGGGATAGAGCAAGAACGGCTGGAATGACAGATCATATTGCTAAACCTATTGAAAATAGTCATTTATTCGCCACTTTAGGGAAATGGATTACAGCAAAAAATCCAGAAAAATACTCTACGCCTAAAAAGAATAAAATATCTAAAGAAGAACCGCAAACAATAGAATTGGAAGGGATAAATACGGAAGATGCTATTAAACGATGCGGTGGTAATATTAAACTATATATTAGTGTATTACAGAAGTATTTATCAAAACAATCTACTGTTAAAGAAACCCTATCTAATTTAGCAGCAAATAGTGATTATGAAGGTTTACAAGCTGAAGCTCATGCAATTAAAGGAGTTGCTGCAAACTTGGGTATAGCTAAAGTTCAACTTTCTGCTGAAACTTTAGAACATTCAATTAAATACGCAAAAGGCTATAAAATTGAATATGTAGAAGATGTTATACTTAAAGTAATGGAATCTATAATGGTGATCAATAATTATTTTGATGCACACAAAAAGGATACAGAAATTAAAGTAAAAGCAGTTGAATCTAATGAAACTGCTCAAATAGATATTACTTCTTCATTAAAAGAATTGAATGATTTATTAGCATCAGGCGACCCTGATGCTGGGAAAATAGTTGAGCAGTTACTTGTTCAAAATCTTTCAGCAAAACAGAAGGAAGTATTGACTTCAATAGGGGAACAAATTAGTAACTATGATTTTGAATCAGCTTTAGAGTTACTCAAAACAGTCTAA
- a CDS encoding SusC/RagA family TonB-linked outer membrane protein, producing the protein MINKLLSFFVVLLYSVSVYAQDSAKLTGVVTDKLGPLPGVTIQIKGTTTGSTTNYNGEFSLNAQPEDILIFSFIGYTSKEVPVGNKTTFNVTLEEDSQQLKEVVVTGYQEIDRNLFTGSAETLSMEDVQVGGLPDASQSLEGNVAGVSVSSVSGTFGSSPKIRIRGNASINGNNQPLWVVDGVVLEDIVELNGDISSGDLETLLGSSIAGLNPDDIESIDVLKDASATSMYGAAAMNGVIVVNTKKGKDGSMRVSYSGNYTINEKPSISQFNKMSSSEEMDIFLEMIDKGWIDVVSAATSPNGGIVNSMYTKLNSKELTWDRSNPYNGAYLEKASQNNTDWFDHLFKNSFSQQHTLNIRGGSKKVNYYTSVGFYDDQGRTIADNVKKYNATSNIDFTLFDKLEVGFSLKGSFRDQQVPGSQDRIYDSYNNVYTRAFDINPLNYAATTSRSIGINDYTRRNYADFNILHELANNTAIIEVGDISFQNNLKYNFNDKFSAFMVTQLRRVYSSTEQRVHANTNQVASYQANQTKTMREGNKLLYRDLNDPYADPYVILDNGGILKQESNKMHYNYVRAGFNYMNTFNDKHALSVLAGSEYKSTKRYNSTNTNFGVQFDRSNNFIINPYLTQYHIASGIKPNELSSTIDNFWGIFTNASYSYDERYTVGATVRYDGSNRLGNLRSVRYLPSWNISGAWNITGESFMEDQSLFDRLKIRTTYGISGNMPKGASTSLQINSGTTQRLKTSDNEVYSEIDKLANLSLTWEKMKEFNIGVDYGILQGRISGSVDYYQRNSYDLIGWVPTNGVGGKEKRYNNGLALDSYGFDILINTKNIDNENFGWVTSFNWGLNKSKVITSPYKINANEAVRYLGGNVQGYPSNALFSYNFDGLDNEGKPIILGSKGERLTNVSLQTRDLKDLKFEGTVNPIAFGGITNTFNYKNVSFSFLISYSYGNKIRLGDLVEDQYNDQNSFDTEMRDRWVVLGDEKRTRIPVIMSKREKYDYKQTGDMSYAMYNKSQDRVANGDFIKLKRVSLNYQLPVKMLESVHIQNASVGFQAHNLFMLYSDEKLRGRDPEFYVAGGVSLPPTRSYTMSLKVSF; encoded by the coding sequence ATGATTAACAAATTACTATCATTTTTTGTCGTCTTGCTATATTCTGTTAGCGTTTATGCACAAGATAGTGCTAAACTAACGGGTGTAGTAACAGACAAATTAGGACCGTTACCTGGGGTAACGATACAAATTAAAGGGACTACAACAGGTAGTACAACAAATTACAATGGAGAGTTCTCTCTAAACGCTCAACCAGAAGATATTTTAATCTTCTCTTTTATTGGTTACACCTCAAAAGAGGTTCCTGTGGGTAATAAAACAACATTCAATGTAACTTTAGAAGAAGACAGCCAGCAATTAAAAGAGGTTGTCGTTACTGGCTATCAAGAAATTGATAGAAATCTGTTTACAGGTTCTGCAGAAACACTTTCTATGGAAGATGTTCAAGTTGGCGGCTTACCAGATGCATCACAATCATTAGAAGGTAATGTTGCAGGTGTTTCAGTAAGTTCTGTTTCCGGAACATTTGGATCATCTCCTAAAATTAGAATTAGAGGTAATGCTTCAATTAACGGTAACAACCAACCTCTATGGGTAGTTGATGGTGTTGTTTTAGAAGATATTGTTGAGCTTAATGGTGATATTTCCTCTGGAGATTTAGAAACTTTATTGGGATCATCTATAGCCGGTTTAAACCCTGATGATATTGAAAGTATAGATGTATTAAAAGATGCATCAGCAACATCTATGTACGGTGCTGCCGCTATGAACGGTGTAATAGTTGTAAATACTAAAAAGGGTAAAGACGGTTCTATGAGAGTAAGTTACTCAGGTAATTATACTATTAATGAAAAGCCTTCAATTTCTCAATTTAATAAAATGTCTTCATCAGAAGAAATGGATATTTTCTTAGAAATGATTGACAAAGGATGGATTGATGTAGTTTCTGCAGCAACTTCTCCAAATGGAGGTATTGTAAATTCAATGTACACAAAATTAAACTCAAAAGAGTTGACATGGGATAGGTCTAATCCTTATAACGGTGCTTATTTAGAAAAGGCATCTCAAAATAACACAGATTGGTTTGACCACCTGTTTAAGAACTCTTTTTCGCAGCAACATACCTTAAATATTAGAGGTGGTAGTAAAAAAGTAAATTACTATACATCTGTAGGTTTTTATGATGACCAAGGAAGAACTATTGCAGATAATGTAAAAAAGTATAACGCGACAAGTAATATTGATTTTACCTTATTTGATAAATTAGAAGTTGGTTTCTCTTTAAAAGGTTCGTTCAGAGATCAACAAGTACCGGGTTCTCAAGATAGAATTTACGACTCATACAACAATGTATACACAAGAGCTTTTGATATTAATCCGTTAAACTATGCCGCTACCACAAGTAGAAGTATTGGAATAAATGATTATACAAGAAGAAATTATGCTGACTTTAATATTTTACATGAGTTAGCAAATAACACAGCAATAATTGAAGTAGGAGATATTTCATTTCAGAATAATTTGAAATATAACTTTAATGATAAGTTTAGTGCTTTTATGGTTACTCAGCTAAGAAGGGTTTATTCGTCTACTGAACAACGTGTTCATGCAAATACAAACCAAGTTGCTTCTTATCAGGCAAATCAAACAAAGACAATGCGTGAGGGCAATAAATTACTATATAGAGATCTAAATGATCCTTATGCTGATCCTTATGTTATATTGGATAATGGAGGTATTCTAAAACAAGAAAGTAATAAGATGCATTACAATTACGTAAGAGCAGGCTTTAACTATATGAATACTTTTAATGATAAACATGCATTAAGTGTATTAGCAGGTAGTGAATATAAATCTACAAAAAGATATAATTCAACGAATACAAATTTTGGTGTTCAATTTGATAGAAGTAACAACTTTATTATTAATCCATATTTAACGCAATACCACATAGCAAGTGGTATTAAACCCAATGAGTTATCATCTACAATAGATAATTTCTGGGGTATTTTTACAAATGCCTCATATTCTTATGATGAAAGATATACTGTTGGTGCTACAGTGAGATATGATGGTTCTAACAGACTAGGGAATTTAAGATCAGTAAGATATTTACCCTCATGGAATATTTCAGGCGCATGGAATATAACTGGAGAATCATTTATGGAAGATCAGTCTTTGTTTGATAGATTAAAAATAAGAACTACTTATGGTATATCTGGTAATATGCCTAAAGGAGCATCTACCTCTTTACAAATTAATTCTGGTACTACGCAAAGACTAAAAACATCTGACAATGAAGTTTATTCTGAAATAGATAAGTTAGCGAACTTGTCTCTTACATGGGAGAAAATGAAAGAGTTTAATATAGGTGTAGACTATGGTATTTTACAGGGTAGAATTTCTGGTAGTGTTGATTATTATCAAAGAAACTCTTACGATCTAATTGGATGGGTACCAACTAATGGAGTAGGAGGTAAAGAAAAAAGATATAATAATGGCTTAGCCTTAGATTCTTATGGTTTTGATATCTTAATTAATACAAAAAATATTGATAATGAAAACTTTGGTTGGGTAACATCATTCAATTGGGGCTTAAATAAAAGTAAAGTAATTACATCTCCATATAAAATTAATGCAAATGAAGCGGTAAGATATTTAGGTGGTAATGTACAAGGATACCCTTCTAATGCCTTATTTTCTTATAATTTTGATGGCTTAGACAACGAAGGTAAACCTATAATTCTTGGTTCTAAAGGTGAACGTCTTACAAACGTAAGTTTACAGACTAGAGACCTTAAAGATCTTAAGTTTGAAGGTACTGTAAATCCAATTGCCTTTGGAGGTATTACCAATACATTTAATTATAAAAATGTGAGTTTTTCATTCTTAATCTCTTATTCATACGGTAACAAAATTAGATTGGGTGATTTAGTTGAAGATCAATACAATGATCAAAACTCTTTTGATACAGAAATGAGAGATCGTTGGGTTGTACTAGGTGACGAAAAGAGAACTAGAATTCCTGTTATCATGTCAAAAAGAGAGAAATATGATTACAAACAGACTGGAGATATGTCGTATGCAATGTATAACAAATCACAGGATAGAGTAGCAAATGGTGATTTCATCAAATTAAAAAGAGTATCGCTAAACTATCAGTTACCAGTTAAAATGTTAGAATCAGTACACATTCAAAACGCATCAGTAGGTTTCCAAGCACATAATTTATTTATGCTTTACTCTGATGAAAAATTAAGAGGAAGAGATCCTGAATTTTATGTTGCTGGTGGAGTTTCATTACCTCCAACAAGATCATATACTATGTCATTAAAAGTAAGCTTCTAG
- a CDS encoding response regulator has translation MTNTKPCILVVDDAPENIDIIRGLLGDEYKIKIALNGKRALDLAKSTPQPDLILLDIMMPEMDGYEVCEILKSNPETAHIGVIFLTSMVTPEDEQRGFLLGASDYITKPFDPEIVKTRIKTRIAVAQKEQLLKMQIEQLKNDSLQVLDEGKLQKIIEVGENETSEFKSTLRFNLYTKKNESRMENQCLKSVAAFLNGTGGYLFVGVDDEGVALGLKNDAFKNEDKLMLHWHNLLREYLGADMAQCVHSNMHTIQEQRVLVIKCDPSPRPVFMSRDGEEAFYVRMGNSSQSLKPSEMLSYVDSRYGSAR, from the coding sequence ATGACAAATACGAAACCTTGTATCCTAGTAGTAGATGATGCTCCAGAAAATATTGACATCATCCGTGGTTTATTAGGAGATGAATATAAAATCAAAATTGCATTAAACGGTAAAAGAGCTTTAGATTTAGCAAAATCAACTCCACAACCAGATCTTATTCTTCTTGATATCATGATGCCAGAAATGGACGGTTATGAAGTGTGTGAAATTTTAAAATCAAATCCTGAAACTGCACATATTGGCGTTATTTTCTTAACCTCTATGGTTACACCAGAAGATGAGCAAAGAGGATTTTTATTAGGAGCATCTGATTATATTACCAAACCATTTGATCCGGAAATTGTAAAAACGAGAATTAAAACTCGTATAGCAGTAGCTCAAAAAGAGCAATTGCTAAAAATGCAAATTGAGCAATTAAAAAATGATTCTCTTCAGGTTTTAGATGAAGGTAAACTTCAAAAAATTATTGAAGTAGGAGAGAATGAAACTTCTGAGTTTAAATCAACATTACGATTTAATCTTTACACAAAAAAGAATGAATCCAGAATGGAAAACCAATGTCTTAAAAGTGTTGCGGCATTTTTAAACGGAACTGGAGGTTATCTTTTTGTTGGTGTAGACGATGAAGGTGTTGCTCTTGGTTTAAAAAATGATGCTTTTAAAAACGAAGATAAATTAATGTTACATTGGCATAATTTACTAAGAGAATATCTTGGTGCTGATATGGCACAATGTGTTCATTCAAACATGCATACTATACAAGAACAAAGAGTTTTGGTAATAAAATGCGATCCTTCTCCAAGACCCGTTTTTATGTCTAGAGATGGTGAAGAAGCTTTTTATGTTCGCATGGGGAACTCAAGTCAATCACTAAAACCAAGTGAAATGCTTTCTTATGTTGACTCTAGGTACGGTAGTGCTCGTTAA
- a CDS encoding 3'-5' exonuclease produces the protein MLHDQHIQTKAKRKDTIPQIKKDFIVLDTETTGLDAGVDEALQLSIINDEREILLSTYIKPKFRKTWPEAMAVNGITPEMVRDAPVYDFAMQDMINDIIEDKNVIIYNAPFDMAYLDLTNAKGVYCAMNVFSTEIKKEWNDKYNNYKWQRLSTAFNHFIDKLTLEDKILLDNAHDSLSDSFMTLFVWQKMMAEGFHKGKNYLADLD, from the coding sequence ATGCTTCACGACCAACATATACAAACAAAAGCGAAGAGAAAAGATACAATTCCTCAGATCAAAAAAGACTTTATAGTTTTAGATACAGAGACTACAGGTTTAGATGCTGGTGTAGATGAAGCATTACAATTAAGTATTATAAACGATGAGCGTGAGATTCTTTTAAGTACTTATATCAAACCAAAATTTAGAAAGACATGGCCTGAAGCAATGGCGGTAAACGGTATAACGCCAGAAATGGTAAGAGATGCACCAGTTTATGACTTTGCCATGCAAGATATGATCAATGATATTATTGAAGATAAAAATGTTATTATTTATAACGCTCCATTTGATATGGCCTATTTAGACCTTACCAATGCTAAGGGGGTGTATTGTGCTATGAATGTTTTTTCTACTGAAATAAAAAAGGAGTGGAACGACAAGTACAATAACTATAAATGGCAACGACTTTCTACGGCTTTCAATCATTTTATCGACAAATTAACTTTAGAAGATAAAATACTGTTAGACAATGCACATGATTCTCTTTCTGATAGTTTTATGACACTCTTTGTTTGGCAAAAAATGATGGCAGAAGGTTTCCATAAAGGTAAAAATTATCTTGCCGATTTAGATTAA
- a CDS encoding substrate import-associated zinc metallohydrolase lipoprotein has product MKHIYIFLILSVFSFSCEKEEEHIELDFSDSEELNELDKYLHDEFTTPYGLRTNYHWDANSVEFNKRTTPVKLDIVKPTAKMVDKFWIQTYLHSSSDVEYNKKFLHKNLPAELIYVGGKLYSSDGSVTLGYAESGARITLTDLNSFDLSNRSWLNRQVGTLHHEFVHILEDSYNLPKDFRLVTPKSYNGQAWLNVSEANAIASGFVTNYASLSFGEDYAETVSIYVSMSETDFNNKYNSGKKGHDLIQKKLDLCRAHYKDVMGIDLDALRDQVQKAYK; this is encoded by the coding sequence ATGAAACATATATATATATTCTTAATACTTAGTGTATTCAGTTTTTCATGTGAAAAAGAAGAAGAACACATTGAGTTAGATTTTAGTGATTCAGAAGAATTAAATGAATTAGATAAATACCTACATGATGAATTTACAACTCCTTATGGTTTGAGAACTAATTACCATTGGGATGCTAACTCTGTAGAATTTAATAAACGAACTACACCTGTAAAGTTAGACATAGTAAAGCCTACAGCTAAAATGGTAGATAAATTTTGGATTCAGACATACTTGCATTCCTCTTCAGATGTTGAATATAATAAAAAGTTTTTACACAAAAATTTACCAGCTGAACTTATCTATGTAGGAGGTAAATTATACTCTAGCGATGGATCGGTAACACTAGGTTATGCTGAATCTGGTGCTAGAATAACCTTGACTGATCTGAATAGTTTTGATCTATCAAATAGATCTTGGTTAAATCGTCAAGTAGGTACATTACATCATGAATTTGTACATATTTTAGAAGACAGTTACAACCTACCAAAAGATTTTAGATTAGTAACTCCCAAAAGTTATAATGGTCAGGCATGGTTAAATGTGAGTGAAGCAAACGCAATTGCATCTGGTTTTGTTACCAATTATGCTTCTCTTTCTTTTGGAGAAGATTATGCTGAAACAGTGTCAATTTATGTTTCTATGTCTGAAACTGATTTTAACAACAAATACAACTCAGGTAAAAAGGGACATGATTTAATTCAAAAGAAATTAGACTTGTGTAGAGCACATTATAAAGATGTAATGGGTATTGATTTAGATGCCTTAAGAGATCAAGTTCAAAAAGCTTATAAATAA